In Zalophus californianus isolate mZalCal1 chromosome 17, mZalCal1.pri.v2, whole genome shotgun sequence, one DNA window encodes the following:
- the ZFPM1 gene encoding zinc finger protein ZFPM1 isoform X1 — protein sequence MSRRKQSNPRQIKRSLGDVEATEEAQAMDASHPEREAGTPEPEAVGEPEPLSPSSPDANPPPPPSPPPPTPPGGPEEMKGQESETRLEEESGVSWSGPGELELLLQDGQRCVRARRSLTEGLSWGPFRGNLQSRALSPGQVEPGPALTLLLEDQPCWLTSLPQALTEAEANAEIYRKDEALWCRLTKPVPAGGLLSVLLTAAEPQGTPSHPVKEEPAEPECPAPAHADIQLLPQQAGMASILATAVINKDVFPCKDCGIWYRSERNLQAHLLYYCASRQTTGSTAAAAAADKPKETYPNERVCPFPQCRKSCPSASSLEIHMRSHSGERPFVCLICLSAFTTKANCERHLKVHTDTLSGVCHSCGFISTTRDILYSHLVTNHMVCQPGSKAEIYSPGAGHPTAKLPPDSLASFQQHTALHGPLASADLGLAPTPSPGLERKALAETTNGEARAASQNGGSSEPPAAPRAIKTEATTEEPEAEPGPTAASRSPSPPSPAPARVKAELTSPTPGSSPGPGELGLAAGALFLPQFPAAPPASEILAKMSELVHSRLQAGAGSQAGLFAGAPKGATCFECDITFNNVNNFYVHKRLYCSGRRPPDDAPPARRAKVPATPTRAPPGPPPPEADARHASPGSGTREDEAGGAATPEAEPEAEGGGRGREGSPGSPSPGSGADEDDDPRRTLCEACNIRFSRHETYTVHKRYYCASRHDPPPRRPAPAGTPGTPAPAAPSAPAAPPVRTRRRRKLYELHAAGPAPPPAAGPAPAPLGPASEPPASPSPRPGSGSGGPDAADGPIDLSKKPRRQAPVPAPGLPALADYHECTACRVSFHSLEAYLAHKKFSCPAAPRQLRAAPEDAPGGAVVCPYCPPNGVVRGDLIEHFRLAHGLLLGQPPAGPGPGARTPSPATPRDGLNGQEPREPAPGAADDSPRPGPPPSPSPEAVLPPPPTPPSHSDKGVQTPGKGAPAPAPPGSHRYCRLCNIKFSSLSTFIAHKKYYCSSHAAEHVK from the exons GCGAGCTGGAGCTGCTGCTGCAGGACGGGCAGAGGTGCGTGCGGGCTCGACGCAGCCTCACCGAGGGCCTGTCCTGGGGCCCATTCCGCGGGAACCTCCAGAGCAGAGCCTTGTCCCCTGGGCAAGTGGAACCG ggccctgccctgACGCTGCTGCTGGAGGACCAGCCCTGCTGGCTGACGTCGCTGCCACAGGCCCTGACCGAGGCCGAAGCCAACGCGGAGATCTACAGGAAGG ATGAAGCCCTCTGGTGCAGACTCACCAAGCCGGTGCCCGCGGGCGGACTGCTGAGCGTGCTGCTCACGGCGGCCGAGCCCCAGGGCACCCCCAGCCACCCTGTGAAGGAGGAGCCAGCAGAGCCTGAGTGCCCAGCCCCCGCACATGCAGACATCCAGCTCCTGCCCCAGCAGGCCGGCATGGCGTCCATCCTGGCCACAGCGGTCATCAACA AAGACGTCTTCCCCTGCAAAGACTGTGGAATCTGGTACCGCAGCGAGAGAAACCTGCAAGCCCACCTGCTCTACTACTGTGCCAGCCGCCAGACCACCGGCTCCACGGCCGCAGCAGCCGCCGCCGACAAGCCCAAGGAGACCTACCCCAACGAGCGCGtctgcccctttccccagtgCCGCAAGAGCTGCCCCAGCGCCAGCTCCCTGGAGATCCACATGCGCAGCCACAGCG GAGAACGCCCTTTTGTATGTCTGATCTGCCTGTCGGCCTTTACCACCAAGGCCAACTGTGAGCGGCACCTCAAGGTGCACACAGACACGCTGAGCG GTGTCTGCCACAGCTGTGGCTTCATCTCCACCACAAGGGACATCCTCTACAGCCACCTGGTGACCAACCACATGGTCTGCCAGCCGGGCTCCAAGGCTGAGATCTACTCACCAGGGGCCGGACACCCCACTGCCAAGCTCCCCCCAG ACAGCCTGGCCAGCTTCCAGCAGCACACGGCCCTGCACGGCCCCCTGGCTTCTGCCGACCTGGGCCTGGcgcccaccccatccccaggaCTGGAGAGGAAGGCCCTGGCAGAGACCACCAATGGAGAGGCCAGAGCCGCCTCCCAGAATGGGGGCAGCAGCGAGCCCCCGGCAGCGCCCCGGGCCATCAAGACGGAGGCCACAACGGAGGAGCCCGAGGCGGAACCAGGGCCCACGGCCGCATCGCGGTCACCCTCACCGCCCAGCCCCGCTCCGGCCAGGGTGAAGGCCGAGCTGACCAGCCCCACGCCCGGCTCCAGCCCCGGACCCGGCGAGCTGGGGCTGGCAGCCGGCGCGCTCTTCCTGCCGCAGTTCCCCGCCGCGCCCCCGGCCTCAGAGATCCTGGCCAAAATGTCCGAGCTCGTGCACAGCCGGCTGCAGGCGGGAGCGGGGTCGCAGGCCGGCCTCTTCGCGGGGGCCCCCAAGGGCGCCACGTGCTTCGAGTGCGACATCACCTTCAACAACGTCAACAACTTCTATGTGCACAAGCGCCTCTACTGCTCCGGCCGCCGGCCGCCCGACGACGCGCCCCCCGCGCGCAGGGCCAAGGTGCCCGCGACCCCCACACGCGCGCCCCCGGGCCCACCGCCCCCAGAGGCCGATGCGAGGCACGCGTCGCCAGGCTCCGGGACGCGCGAGGACGAGGCGGGGGGCGCAGCCACCCCCGAGGCCGAGCCCGAGGCCGAGGGGGGCGGCCGGGGCCGGGAAGGCAGTCCAGGTAGCCCGAGCCCGGGCAGCGGGGCGGACGAGGACGACGACCCCCGCCGGACGCTGTGCGAGGCCTGCAACATCCGCTTCAGCCGCCACGAGACCTACACGGTGCACAAGCGCTACTACTGTGCCTCGCGTCACGACCCGCCGCCGCGCCGGCCCGCGCCCGCCGGGACCCCCGGGACCCCCGCGCCGGCGGCGCCCTCTGCGCCTGCCGCGCCGCCCGTGCGCACGCGCAGGCGCCGCAAGCTGTACGAGCTGCACgcggccggccccgccccgccccccgccgccggccccgcccccgcgccgctCGGCCCCGCCTCCGAGCCGCCCGCGTCGCCGTCGCCCAGGCCCGGAAGCGGAAGCGGCGGGCCCGACGCCGCCGACGGCCCCATCGACCTGAGCAAGAAGCCGCGGCGGCAGGCGCCTGTGCCTGCGCCCGGCTTACCTGCGCTGGCCGACTACCACGAGTGCACGGCCTGCCGCGTGAGCTTCCACAGCCTCGAGGCCTACCTGGCGCACAAGAAGTTCTCGTGCCCTGCCGCCCCGCGCCAGCTGCGCGCCGCCCCCGAGGACGCGCCCGGCGGCGCCGTCGTGTGCCCCTACTGCCCGCCCAACGGCGTGGTCCGCGGCGACCTCATTGAGCACTTCCGCCTGGCGCACGGCCTGCTGCTGGGCCAGCCCCccgccggccccggccccggcgccCGGACGCCCTCGCCCGCCACCCCCCGCGACGGCCTCAACGGCCAGGAGCCGCGGGAGCCGGCCCCCGGCGCGGCGGACGAcagcccccggcccggcccgccgcCGTCCCCGAGCCCCGAGGCGGTGCTGCCGCCCCCGCCGACGCCCCCCTCCCACTCGGACAAGGGCGTCCAGACCCCCGGCAAGGGGGCGCCGGCGCCCGCGCCTCCCGGCAGTCACCGGTACTGCCGCCTGTGCAACATCAAGTTCAGCAGCCTGTCCACCTTCATCGCCCACAAGAAGTATTACTGCTCCTCGCACGCGGCCGAGCACGTCAAGTGA
- the ZFPM1 gene encoding zinc finger protein ZFPM1 isoform X2 yields MPSSLGDVEATEEAQAMDASHPEREAGTPEPEAVGEPEPLSPSSPDANPPPPPSPPPPTPPGGPEEMKGQESETRLEEESGVSWSGPGELELLLQDGQRCVRARRSLTEGLSWGPFRGNLQSRALSPGQVEPGPALTLLLEDQPCWLTSLPQALTEAEANAEIYRKDEALWCRLTKPVPAGGLLSVLLTAAEPQGTPSHPVKEEPAEPECPAPAHADIQLLPQQAGMASILATAVINKDVFPCKDCGIWYRSERNLQAHLLYYCASRQTTGSTAAAAAADKPKETYPNERVCPFPQCRKSCPSASSLEIHMRSHSGERPFVCLICLSAFTTKANCERHLKVHTDTLSGVCHSCGFISTTRDILYSHLVTNHMVCQPGSKAEIYSPGAGHPTAKLPPDSLASFQQHTALHGPLASADLGLAPTPSPGLERKALAETTNGEARAASQNGGSSEPPAAPRAIKTEATTEEPEAEPGPTAASRSPSPPSPAPARVKAELTSPTPGSSPGPGELGLAAGALFLPQFPAAPPASEILAKMSELVHSRLQAGAGSQAGLFAGAPKGATCFECDITFNNVNNFYVHKRLYCSGRRPPDDAPPARRAKVPATPTRAPPGPPPPEADARHASPGSGTREDEAGGAATPEAEPEAEGGGRGREGSPGSPSPGSGADEDDDPRRTLCEACNIRFSRHETYTVHKRYYCASRHDPPPRRPAPAGTPGTPAPAAPSAPAAPPVRTRRRRKLYELHAAGPAPPPAAGPAPAPLGPASEPPASPSPRPGSGSGGPDAADGPIDLSKKPRRQAPVPAPGLPALADYHECTACRVSFHSLEAYLAHKKFSCPAAPRQLRAAPEDAPGGAVVCPYCPPNGVVRGDLIEHFRLAHGLLLGQPPAGPGPGARTPSPATPRDGLNGQEPREPAPGAADDSPRPGPPPSPSPEAVLPPPPTPPSHSDKGVQTPGKGAPAPAPPGSHRYCRLCNIKFSSLSTFIAHKKYYCSSHAAEHVK; encoded by the exons GCGAGCTGGAGCTGCTGCTGCAGGACGGGCAGAGGTGCGTGCGGGCTCGACGCAGCCTCACCGAGGGCCTGTCCTGGGGCCCATTCCGCGGGAACCTCCAGAGCAGAGCCTTGTCCCCTGGGCAAGTGGAACCG ggccctgccctgACGCTGCTGCTGGAGGACCAGCCCTGCTGGCTGACGTCGCTGCCACAGGCCCTGACCGAGGCCGAAGCCAACGCGGAGATCTACAGGAAGG ATGAAGCCCTCTGGTGCAGACTCACCAAGCCGGTGCCCGCGGGCGGACTGCTGAGCGTGCTGCTCACGGCGGCCGAGCCCCAGGGCACCCCCAGCCACCCTGTGAAGGAGGAGCCAGCAGAGCCTGAGTGCCCAGCCCCCGCACATGCAGACATCCAGCTCCTGCCCCAGCAGGCCGGCATGGCGTCCATCCTGGCCACAGCGGTCATCAACA AAGACGTCTTCCCCTGCAAAGACTGTGGAATCTGGTACCGCAGCGAGAGAAACCTGCAAGCCCACCTGCTCTACTACTGTGCCAGCCGCCAGACCACCGGCTCCACGGCCGCAGCAGCCGCCGCCGACAAGCCCAAGGAGACCTACCCCAACGAGCGCGtctgcccctttccccagtgCCGCAAGAGCTGCCCCAGCGCCAGCTCCCTGGAGATCCACATGCGCAGCCACAGCG GAGAACGCCCTTTTGTATGTCTGATCTGCCTGTCGGCCTTTACCACCAAGGCCAACTGTGAGCGGCACCTCAAGGTGCACACAGACACGCTGAGCG GTGTCTGCCACAGCTGTGGCTTCATCTCCACCACAAGGGACATCCTCTACAGCCACCTGGTGACCAACCACATGGTCTGCCAGCCGGGCTCCAAGGCTGAGATCTACTCACCAGGGGCCGGACACCCCACTGCCAAGCTCCCCCCAG ACAGCCTGGCCAGCTTCCAGCAGCACACGGCCCTGCACGGCCCCCTGGCTTCTGCCGACCTGGGCCTGGcgcccaccccatccccaggaCTGGAGAGGAAGGCCCTGGCAGAGACCACCAATGGAGAGGCCAGAGCCGCCTCCCAGAATGGGGGCAGCAGCGAGCCCCCGGCAGCGCCCCGGGCCATCAAGACGGAGGCCACAACGGAGGAGCCCGAGGCGGAACCAGGGCCCACGGCCGCATCGCGGTCACCCTCACCGCCCAGCCCCGCTCCGGCCAGGGTGAAGGCCGAGCTGACCAGCCCCACGCCCGGCTCCAGCCCCGGACCCGGCGAGCTGGGGCTGGCAGCCGGCGCGCTCTTCCTGCCGCAGTTCCCCGCCGCGCCCCCGGCCTCAGAGATCCTGGCCAAAATGTCCGAGCTCGTGCACAGCCGGCTGCAGGCGGGAGCGGGGTCGCAGGCCGGCCTCTTCGCGGGGGCCCCCAAGGGCGCCACGTGCTTCGAGTGCGACATCACCTTCAACAACGTCAACAACTTCTATGTGCACAAGCGCCTCTACTGCTCCGGCCGCCGGCCGCCCGACGACGCGCCCCCCGCGCGCAGGGCCAAGGTGCCCGCGACCCCCACACGCGCGCCCCCGGGCCCACCGCCCCCAGAGGCCGATGCGAGGCACGCGTCGCCAGGCTCCGGGACGCGCGAGGACGAGGCGGGGGGCGCAGCCACCCCCGAGGCCGAGCCCGAGGCCGAGGGGGGCGGCCGGGGCCGGGAAGGCAGTCCAGGTAGCCCGAGCCCGGGCAGCGGGGCGGACGAGGACGACGACCCCCGCCGGACGCTGTGCGAGGCCTGCAACATCCGCTTCAGCCGCCACGAGACCTACACGGTGCACAAGCGCTACTACTGTGCCTCGCGTCACGACCCGCCGCCGCGCCGGCCCGCGCCCGCCGGGACCCCCGGGACCCCCGCGCCGGCGGCGCCCTCTGCGCCTGCCGCGCCGCCCGTGCGCACGCGCAGGCGCCGCAAGCTGTACGAGCTGCACgcggccggccccgccccgccccccgccgccggccccgcccccgcgccgctCGGCCCCGCCTCCGAGCCGCCCGCGTCGCCGTCGCCCAGGCCCGGAAGCGGAAGCGGCGGGCCCGACGCCGCCGACGGCCCCATCGACCTGAGCAAGAAGCCGCGGCGGCAGGCGCCTGTGCCTGCGCCCGGCTTACCTGCGCTGGCCGACTACCACGAGTGCACGGCCTGCCGCGTGAGCTTCCACAGCCTCGAGGCCTACCTGGCGCACAAGAAGTTCTCGTGCCCTGCCGCCCCGCGCCAGCTGCGCGCCGCCCCCGAGGACGCGCCCGGCGGCGCCGTCGTGTGCCCCTACTGCCCGCCCAACGGCGTGGTCCGCGGCGACCTCATTGAGCACTTCCGCCTGGCGCACGGCCTGCTGCTGGGCCAGCCCCccgccggccccggccccggcgccCGGACGCCCTCGCCCGCCACCCCCCGCGACGGCCTCAACGGCCAGGAGCCGCGGGAGCCGGCCCCCGGCGCGGCGGACGAcagcccccggcccggcccgccgcCGTCCCCGAGCCCCGAGGCGGTGCTGCCGCCCCCGCCGACGCCCCCCTCCCACTCGGACAAGGGCGTCCAGACCCCCGGCAAGGGGGCGCCGGCGCCCGCGCCTCCCGGCAGTCACCGGTACTGCCGCCTGTGCAACATCAAGTTCAGCAGCCTGTCCACCTTCATCGCCCACAAGAAGTATTACTGCTCCTCGCACGCGGCCGAGCACGTCAAGTGA
- the ZFPM1 gene encoding zinc finger protein ZFPM1 isoform X6 yields the protein MAVANFIGGAGAQAQHGGSPKVVPGKGQDFLSEQRGPNQGGFYLVKGRIQLQGCELRSDLLRKSNVRRAGSTGWMGNLPWPTLSTLTPDGFGTPKGSPGGGWGPGSGGAQHPGCGETKGRDGPTELSEQERRSVRRGHAGVAGTQAILKTSSPAKTVESGTAARETCKPTCSTTVPAARPPAPRPQQPPPTSPRRPTPTSASAPFPSAARAAPAPAPWRSTCAATAPCVPGERPFVCLICLSAFTTKANCERHLKVHTDTLSGVCHSCGFISTTRDILYSHLVTNHMVCQPGSKAEIYSPGAGHPTAKLPPDSLASFQQHTALHGPLASADLGLAPTPSPGLERKALAETTNGEARAASQNGGSSEPPAAPRAIKTEATTEEPEAEPGPTAASRSPSPPSPAPARVKAELTSPTPGSSPGPGELGLAAGALFLPQFPAAPPASEILAKMSELVHSRLQAGAGSQAGLFAGAPKGATCFECDITFNNVNNFYVHKRLYCSGRRPPDDAPPARRAKVPATPTRAPPGPPPPEADARHASPGSGTREDEAGGAATPEAEPEAEGGGRGREGSPGSPSPGSGADEDDDPRRTLCEACNIRFSRHETYTVHKRYYCASRHDPPPRRPAPAGTPGTPAPAAPSAPAAPPVRTRRRRKLYELHAAGPAPPPAAGPAPAPLGPASEPPASPSPRPGSGSGGPDAADGPIDLSKKPRRQAPVPAPGLPALADYHECTACRVSFHSLEAYLAHKKFSCPAAPRQLRAAPEDAPGGAVVCPYCPPNGVVRGDLIEHFRLAHGLLLGQPPAGPGPGARTPSPATPRDGLNGQEPREPAPGAADDSPRPGPPPSPSPEAVLPPPPTPPSHSDKGVQTPGKGAPAPAPPGSHRYCRLCNIKFSSLSTFIAHKKYYCSSHAAEHVK from the exons ATGGCCGTGGCCAACTTTATTGGGGGTGCTGGGGCCCAAGCCCAGCACGGTGGTTCTCCCAAAGTGGTTCCAGGCAAGGGCCAGGATTTCCTCTCAGAGCAACGGGGACCCAACCAGGGGGGCTTTTATTTAGTGAAGGGTAGGATCCAACTGCAGGGCTGCGAACTTAGAAGTGACCTTTTGAGGAAGTCAAACGTGAGGAGGGCTGGAAGCACAGGCTGGATGGGGAACCTGCCCTGGCCCACTCTGAGCACCCTGACCCCAGATGGCTTTGGGACACCAAAGGGGAGCCCTGGAGGCGGCTGGGGGCCAGGCAGCGGGGGTGCACAACATCCTGGCTGTGGAGAGACCAAGGGCAGAGACGGGCCCACGGAGCTGAGTGAGCAGGAGAGACGGAGTGTGCGGAGGGGACATGCTGGCGTTGCTGGAACTCAGGCAATCCTG AAGACGTCTTCCCCTGCAAAGACTGTGGAATCTGGTACCGCAGCGAGAGAAACCTGCAAGCCCACCTGCTCTACTACTGTGCCAGCCGCCAGACCACCGGCTCCACGGCCGCAGCAGCCGCCGCCGACAAGCCCAAGGAGACCTACCCCAACGAGCGCGtctgcccctttccccagtgCCGCAAGAGCTGCCCCAGCGCCAGCTCCCTGGAGATCCACATGCGCAGCCACAGCG CCCTGTGTTCCAGGAGAACGCCCTTTTGTATGTCTGATCTGCCTGTCGGCCTTTACCACCAAGGCCAACTGTGAGCGGCACCTCAAGGTGCACACAGACACGCTGAGCG GTGTCTGCCACAGCTGTGGCTTCATCTCCACCACAAGGGACATCCTCTACAGCCACCTGGTGACCAACCACATGGTCTGCCAGCCGGGCTCCAAGGCTGAGATCTACTCACCAGGGGCCGGACACCCCACTGCCAAGCTCCCCCCAG ACAGCCTGGCCAGCTTCCAGCAGCACACGGCCCTGCACGGCCCCCTGGCTTCTGCCGACCTGGGCCTGGcgcccaccccatccccaggaCTGGAGAGGAAGGCCCTGGCAGAGACCACCAATGGAGAGGCCAGAGCCGCCTCCCAGAATGGGGGCAGCAGCGAGCCCCCGGCAGCGCCCCGGGCCATCAAGACGGAGGCCACAACGGAGGAGCCCGAGGCGGAACCAGGGCCCACGGCCGCATCGCGGTCACCCTCACCGCCCAGCCCCGCTCCGGCCAGGGTGAAGGCCGAGCTGACCAGCCCCACGCCCGGCTCCAGCCCCGGACCCGGCGAGCTGGGGCTGGCAGCCGGCGCGCTCTTCCTGCCGCAGTTCCCCGCCGCGCCCCCGGCCTCAGAGATCCTGGCCAAAATGTCCGAGCTCGTGCACAGCCGGCTGCAGGCGGGAGCGGGGTCGCAGGCCGGCCTCTTCGCGGGGGCCCCCAAGGGCGCCACGTGCTTCGAGTGCGACATCACCTTCAACAACGTCAACAACTTCTATGTGCACAAGCGCCTCTACTGCTCCGGCCGCCGGCCGCCCGACGACGCGCCCCCCGCGCGCAGGGCCAAGGTGCCCGCGACCCCCACACGCGCGCCCCCGGGCCCACCGCCCCCAGAGGCCGATGCGAGGCACGCGTCGCCAGGCTCCGGGACGCGCGAGGACGAGGCGGGGGGCGCAGCCACCCCCGAGGCCGAGCCCGAGGCCGAGGGGGGCGGCCGGGGCCGGGAAGGCAGTCCAGGTAGCCCGAGCCCGGGCAGCGGGGCGGACGAGGACGACGACCCCCGCCGGACGCTGTGCGAGGCCTGCAACATCCGCTTCAGCCGCCACGAGACCTACACGGTGCACAAGCGCTACTACTGTGCCTCGCGTCACGACCCGCCGCCGCGCCGGCCCGCGCCCGCCGGGACCCCCGGGACCCCCGCGCCGGCGGCGCCCTCTGCGCCTGCCGCGCCGCCCGTGCGCACGCGCAGGCGCCGCAAGCTGTACGAGCTGCACgcggccggccccgccccgccccccgccgccggccccgcccccgcgccgctCGGCCCCGCCTCCGAGCCGCCCGCGTCGCCGTCGCCCAGGCCCGGAAGCGGAAGCGGCGGGCCCGACGCCGCCGACGGCCCCATCGACCTGAGCAAGAAGCCGCGGCGGCAGGCGCCTGTGCCTGCGCCCGGCTTACCTGCGCTGGCCGACTACCACGAGTGCACGGCCTGCCGCGTGAGCTTCCACAGCCTCGAGGCCTACCTGGCGCACAAGAAGTTCTCGTGCCCTGCCGCCCCGCGCCAGCTGCGCGCCGCCCCCGAGGACGCGCCCGGCGGCGCCGTCGTGTGCCCCTACTGCCCGCCCAACGGCGTGGTCCGCGGCGACCTCATTGAGCACTTCCGCCTGGCGCACGGCCTGCTGCTGGGCCAGCCCCccgccggccccggccccggcgccCGGACGCCCTCGCCCGCCACCCCCCGCGACGGCCTCAACGGCCAGGAGCCGCGGGAGCCGGCCCCCGGCGCGGCGGACGAcagcccccggcccggcccgccgcCGTCCCCGAGCCCCGAGGCGGTGCTGCCGCCCCCGCCGACGCCCCCCTCCCACTCGGACAAGGGCGTCCAGACCCCCGGCAAGGGGGCGCCGGCGCCCGCGCCTCCCGGCAGTCACCGGTACTGCCGCCTGTGCAACATCAAGTTCAGCAGCCTGTCCACCTTCATCGCCCACAAGAAGTATTACTGCTCCTCGCACGCGGCCGAGCACGTCAAGTGA